TCGTGGTTCTCGATGGGGTTGGCATAGCCCATCAGCACGATGGGGGTAGTGGCGTTCTTCTGACGGAAGGCCCGCACATCGTCCAGCACGTGGTTGAGCGAAATGCCGTGCGTGAGCGCACGCTCGGCCGCACGCTGAATCACCGGACCGTCGGCCATCGGGTCCGAAAACGGCACCCCCAACTCGATCACGTCGGCGCCGGCTTCTGCCATGGCCAGCATGATGTCCACGGTCTTGCCCGGAAAAGGGTCGCCGCAGGTGATGTAGGGGATCAGCGCCTTGCGCCCCTGCTCCTTGAGCGTGGCGAAGGTTTGATCGAGGCGGGTGATGGGGTGGCTCACAGCGCTCATCATGCGCCCCCTTTCACCGACTGGCCCCGGCACGACGGACGGCAGTAGAACTCGGCGCCGGTCAGGTCGGCCACGGTGCCGATGTCCTTGTCGCCGCGGCCCGAGAGGTTGACCAGCACGTGCTGATCGGGCTTCATCGTGGCGGCCAGTTTCATGGCATGGGCCACGGCGTGGCTGGATTCGAGCGCTGGGATGATGCCCTCGGTGCGGCACAGGCGGTGGAAAGCTTCGAGCGCTTCCTTGTCGGTGATGCCCACGTACTCGGCACGACCGATGTCCTTGAGGTACGCATGCTCCGGGCCCACGCCCGGGTAGTCCAGGCCAGCGGACACCGAGTGCGTCTCGGTGATCTGCCCGTTCTCGTCTTGCAGCAGGTAGGTGCGGTTGCCGTGCAGCACGCCCGGCACGCCCTTTTGCAGCGACATCGAATGCTTGCCACTGTCGTAGCCTTCACCGGCCGCTTCGACACCGATCAGGCGCACCTGCTCGTGCGGGATGTAGGGGTAGAAGATGCCCATGGCGTTGGAGCCACCGCCCACGCAGGCCACCACCGCATCCGGCTGGCGGCCGATCTGCTCGGGCATCTGCTTGAGGCACTCCTCGCCGATCACGCTCTGGAAATCACGGACCATGGCGGGATAGGGGTGCGGCCCGGCCACCGTGCCGATGATGTAGAAGGTGTTTTCGACGTTGGTGACCCAATCGCGCATGGCCTCGTTGAGCGCGTCTTTCAGGGTCTTGCTGCCGGATTCGACCGGCACGACCTTGGCGCCCAGCAGGTGCATGCGATAGACGTTGGGCGACTGGCGCTTGACGTCTTCAGCACCCATGTAAACCACGCACTCCATGCCGTAGCGCGCGCAGATGGTGGCGGTGGCCACCCCATGCTGGCCTGCGCCCGTTTCGGCGATCACGCGGGGCTTGCCCATGCGCTTGGCCAGCAGGGCCTGGCCGATGGTGTTGTTGACCTTGTGCGCGCCGGTGTGGTTCAAGTCTTCGCGCTTGAAATGGATCTGGGCGCCGCCGATCTCGCTGCTGAGGCGGGCAGCGTGGTAGATCGGGCTGGGGCGTCCCACAAAGTGGGCCAACTCACGCCGGAACTCGGCCTTGAAGGCCTCGTCGTGACGATAGTGTTCGTAGACGTTCTTGAGTTCGTCCAGGGCGTAGATCAACGTCTCGGAAACAAAAGTACCGCCGTACGGACCGAAGTGCCCGCGGGCATCAGGCTGTTGATAGTTCAGCATCTCAAATTCAGCAAAGTTTCCTGCGTGGGTCGGGCACGTCAACACCGTCATGCGTCACCGGCACATTGCCGGTCGGCTGCCCGCACAGCCAGACAGAACCGACGCATCAGCCCAGCATCCTTGATGCCCTTGGCCGACTCCACGCCCGAACTCACATCCACGGCCCATGGCCGCACACGCCTGATGCCCTCGCCCACGTTGTCAACACCCAACCCACCAGACAGGATCAGAGGCCGAGCAAGGGCTGCGGGCAACAGGGACCAATCAAACACCTGCCCGCCGCCGCCGTAGCCCTCCACATGGGCATCGACCAAAATGGCGCGCGCAGACTCGTAAGAACGGGCGAAGTTTACCAAATCGACCCCCGGCGCCATCCGCGCTGCCCGTATGTAAGGGCGCCCAAATTCAAGGCAGTCTGAAGGCGCCTCGTCGCCATGGAATTGCAGCAGGGCGTCAGGCACCGCATCCAGCGCCCGATGAACGGTGGCTGGGGAGGCATTGACCAGCAGCAGCACCGGCGTGACGAACGGGGGCAAACGACGCGCCAGTTCGGCCGCCCTGGCCGACTCGACATGACGGGCGCTTTTTTCGTACAGCACGAAACCGATCGCGTCAGCCCCCGCCTCGACGGCGGCATCGACATCGGCTTCCCGTGTCAGCCCGCAGATTTTGATCCGCGTGCGGTGGTCGCTAGACAATGACATCCATGGGGCCAGGCCATGCACCTGGCGGGGTGTTGATGCCCGATTGTCTCAAAAAGCAGGGAAAACGCCCAGCGCCACCCAAATATCCCGCATCACGAAATCACCCAGGAAGCCAATCCATCGCGGACACGGCGGTTGGCAGACCCCACACCTCGTCATACTGCGGCCCCAGGAAGTACAGACCATCGGCCGCGAACGTTGGGGCCGCCACCCGGCGGTCACGTGCCTGGAGCACCTCTCCGACCCAATCCGGTGGCCGCGTGCCGGTGCCGACCGCCACCAGACACCCCATGATGTTGCGGATCATGTGATGCAGGAAGGCCTGTCCTTCAAAATCGAACCGCCAGTACGCCGTGGCCCCACCCTCTGGCGCCTGACATCGGGCGATGCGGATGTCACGCAACTGCTTGACCGGCGTTGGAGACTGGCACATGGATGAGCGAAACGACGAGAAATCATGCTCGCCCACCAGGTGTTGTGCGGCACGGCGCATGGCATCCCCGTCGAGCGGCCGAAAAACCCAGCCCACGCGACCGGCCTCGATGGCGGGACGCACAGGCGCCTCCAGCAGCACATAGGCGTAACGCCGCCCCCGGGCGCTGTTGCGCGCATGGAAGGATGAGGTCACCGGGTGAGCCCACTGCACGGCAATGTCCGCCGGCAAAAAGGCATTCGTGCCCCGAACCCAGGAAAATGGCTCACGCACCAGGTCGGTGTCCAGGTGAACAACCTGGTTGATGCCATGCACGCCGGCATCCGTGCGGCCCGCACACACCACCTTGATGGAACGCACGGCAAAGCTCGACAAGGCTTGCTCCAGCGCATCCTGCACCGTCCCGCCGCCAGGCTGAGACTGCCAGCCCTTGTACGCCGACCCCAGGTAAGAAACGCCAAGGGCGACCCGCTGGATCGCCCCTGTTTCAGGGGCTGCAGGCGGAGCGCCCACAACCCCACAGACCTGCTGCGGCATCAGCCCAAGGTGTCCAGCATGGCTTGGGCCTTGGCCTTCAAGGCGGCATCAGAGGCACTGTCGACCACCTCCTGCAGGAGCTCACGCGCGCCATCCACATCACCGATTTGACGGAACTCTTCTGCCAGTTCGAACTTGCGAACCATCGGATCGTCAGACACCTCGTCAGCGTCGCCAGAGGCCGTGTCAGGCTCCAGCTCCAGGGAAGCGGGCTCAGCCACCGCGTCCATGCCCGGCTCGGAGGCTGGCCCCTGGTCCAGGTCCAGGCTGATGGATTCGAAATCGAACGATGGGGCCGGTGCCGGCGCAGGCTCGGCCGCTGCCGACGACGGCACATCGTCCAGGTTGAGGTCGAAGTCCAGGGCGTCGCTCTCGGCGGGGGCGGATTCGCTCGCCGAGGGCTCCTCCAGCGCGACCGGTGCGGTATCGGGCCCTGGCGTCAACTCGGGCAGGTCACTGCGAAGCTCTGGCAAATCACCGGCTTCGGTGATCGGAGGCGACACGGAGTCGGTGACCGAATCCAGGGGCGCTGGCGCCGAGATGTCCAGGTCGATGCTGGACAGGTCCTCCACCGACGGTGCAGGCGCCTGGGCGGCGCTGGCCTCGCCATGCGCAGCAGGCACCTCCATGTCCGTTGGAGCGAACGTGTCCAGGGCGCTGGGCGCTGGCATCACCGAATGGGGCACGGTGCTGGCACCGAGCGGCTCTGCGGCATTCTCGGCAGCGGCCAAGGCCCCCACCGGCGGCTGCCCACCCGGCTGGTACAGCGGGTTGTCCGGATCAATGCCTGCACCCAGTTCCTGGGCTCGCGCCCAGTCTTCGCCTGCACCACCCGTCAACTGATAGAGCTGAACCGCCAAGGCCTCAAAGCCTTTGGTGTCGCGTCGCTTGGCGTACACCTCCAGCAGCTTGGTGCGGATGGCCAAGCGTTCAGGGCTGGAGCGCAGCGCTTCCTTGAGGATTTCTTCTGCCTGAAGGTCGCGCCCATACGCCAGGTACACATCGGCCTCGGCCACGGGGTCCACATCACCGATGGCATCGAGCTGGCTCAGCGAATAGCTCATCGACGACGGACCACCGGTGGCGTCACGGGTATCGACACGCTGCCCACCGCTGGCCCCAAAGAAGGAATCGGGCTGCAGACGGCTTTCGAGGAACGAGGTCTCGCCCGTTTCCGTGCGCCGACGAGAGCGGATGAACATGGCCAAGCCCGCCAGCAAGGCCACACCCGCCCCGGCCGCGGCCAGGATCATGGGGTTGAGCGATTGCAGGAAGCCGGGCTCGTCGCTCACCGGCGGCGTGATGGGTGCTGGCACCGGCACAGGCACGGACGGCGCCTCAGCGACGACCGCCGGAGGCTCGGATGCGGCATCAGCGCTCTGCGTGGCCGACGCTTCGGACGCCGCCATGTCGATGACCACGGCGCTGGCGGCAGAGGCTGCCTGCGCCGCACGCTCTGCGGCCTCCTTGTCTGCGGCGGCCTGCTCCGCGGCCAAGCGATCGGCCTCGGCTTTTTCGGCGGCCAGGCGCTCGGCTTCAGCCTGCTCGGCCGCCAGCTTGTCTGCAGCGGCCTTGTCTGCCGCCGCTTTCTCAGCGGCAGCCTTCTCGGCAGCGGCCTTTTCGGCCGCCAGCTTCGCGGCAGCCGCCTTGTCGGCTTCAGCCTTCTCGCGCACGCGACGCAACTCTTCCAGGTTGCGATTCAGCTCGGCCACCCGTGCCGCTTCTTCTTGCTGCGCACGGGCCTGCGCCAGCTTGTCTTCGGCCGCCGCACCCTTGGGTGCCGTCACGGCGCCCTTGCTCAAGGTCAGTTTGTCAGGGCTGGGGGTGGTGGCCTGCTGACGGTCCTTGACCTCCGCCTCGACGCGGCCACTGGCCTGGCGTTCCGGTTGCGCTTGGGCGCCCACGCCAGCCGCCTCGGCCAGACGTTGTCGATAGGCGTTGAAGTCGGCGCTCTGGGCACGAATGATCTGCCGAGCCTCGGCGCGAGACACGGCCTGCACCTCGTCGGCCTTGGGCACATTCAGCACCACGCCGGCCTTGAGGCGGTTCATGTTGTTGCCAGAGAAAGCCTGAGGGTTGTTGCGATACAGCCCCACCAGCATCTGGTCAAGCGACACGCCATCCGGCATTTCCTTCATCGCGATGCCCGACAAGGTGTCACCGCTGCGCACCTTGACCTCACGCGCCTGTTGTTCTGGCGTCTCGACCGGTTGCGCCTGGGGTGCGCGAGCCACCGGCGCAGGCACGGGTGCAGGTGCAGGTGCAGGTGCAGGTGCCGGGGCCGGAGTTGGGGCCGGGGCCGGGGCCGGCTTGCTGGCGGGTGCCACAGGGGCTGGGACAGCACTGCTTGGCTTCGCTGCGGGCGCGGTCGGGGCGGGTGCCGGCGCAGGTGCAGGTGCAGGTGCAGGTGCGGGTGCAGGTGCGGGTGCGGGTGCGGGTGCGGGTGCGGGTGCGGGTGCGGGTGCGGGTGCGGGTGCGGGCGCAGGTGCCGTCGCAGGCATCGGTGCAGGCGGCGCCACCGGCGCGGTCATCGCGGGCGACGTGACGGCAGCAGACCGAGTGGCCGGCGGGTCAAACAGCAGGGTGTACTCGCGAACCAGCCGGCCAGACGACCACGACAGGTCGAGGATCACATCGACAAAGGGTTCTTGCACCGCGCGATCGCTGGCGATGCGCAGGAAGGGCCGGCCATCGGCACGGCGTTGCAAGGTGATGTTGGTGGCCGCCAGCACGGCGTTGTAATCAACCCCGGCGGCGCGGTAGGTTTCCGGCGTGGCCACGCGCACCTGAAGCGATGCGCCTTCCTCAGCGGTCAGACTGGTCACGTCAATCTCGGCACGCAGGCTTTCGCCCAGGGCAGATTGAACGTTCAGGCGACCCAGACCCAGGGCCCAGGCCGAAGCAGGCAACAGGGTCACGCCCGACAAAACGGCCGCAACGGCCACACGATGCAGGGCAAAGGACCCTGCGGACAACGGATGATCTTTCAAGGCGTCTCCCAAGTCGTCATGGGCTGACAAGCAGCCGGTCATCGCCAAACACCCACGCGAACGCGTGGACGCGACAACACCTGCAGACGGTACGCAGCAGAATTCACAATAACATCAAGCATATAGGGTGACAAGCTCATGCAAATACTGATCTACACCCCGCCCACAAATCATTTCCTCGGATGTGATGCGTGGGTGAGCATTGTCGTGGCACGGCAACATACCCCCGCACGGATTTTGTATCCAGACGTTGCAAATCTACGCCCTCGCCACCCTCGAAGAACAAAAGGCGCTGATATTGATCAGACGCCTTTTGGAGTTTTGCGCAACGCCGAAATCAGCGCGCCAGCAAGATGCGCAGCATGCGGCGCAGGGGCTCGGCTGCACCCCACAGCAATTGATCGCCAATGGTGAACGCGCCCACATATTCCGGGCCCATGGCCAGTTTACGGATGCGACCCACCGGAATCGTCAGCGTGCCCGTGGTGGCCACCGGCGTCAGGTCACGGATGGTGGCCTCGCGGGTATTGGGCACCACCTTCACCCACTCGTTGTCGGCGGCGATCATGGCCTCGATGTCGGCCACCGGCACATCCTTTTTCAGCTTGAAGGTCAGGGCCTGGCTGTGGCAACGCATGGCGCCAATGCGCACGCAGAACCCGTCCACAGGAATGGCCGGGGCACTGAAGCCTTCGCCCAGACCCAGGATCTTGTTGGTTTCGGCCATGCCCTTCCACTCTTCCTTGGACTGCCCGTTGCCCAGGTCCTTGTCGATCCAGGGGATCAGCGAGCCACCCAGCGGCACGCCGAAGTTGGCGGTCTCGGCCTCGGTCAGCGAACGCTGCTTGGCGATGATCTTGCGGTCGATTTCCAGGATGGCGCTCTTGGGGTCGTCCAGCAAGGACTTGACCTCGGCGTTGAGCGTGCCGAACTGGGTCAGCAGCTCGCGCATGTGCTGGGCGCCACCACCGGAGGCGGCCTGGTAGGTCTGGGTGGACATCCACTCCACCAAACCCGCCTTGTACAGCGCACCCACGCCCATCAGCATGCACGACACGGTGCAGTTGCCGCCCACCCAGTTCTTGCCGCCCTTGGCCAGCGAGTCCTTGATGACGGGCATGTTCACCGGGTCCAGGATGATCACGGCATCATCCTTCATGCGCAGCGTCGAGGCAGCGTCAATCCAGTGCCCCGTCCAACCTGCGGCGCGCAGCTTGGGGAACACTTCGGTGGTGTAGTCGCCGCCCTGCGCCGTGACGATGATGTCGCAACGCTTGAGTTCGTCGATGTTGAAGGCGTCCTTCAGGGTCGTCTCGTTCTTGGCCATGGCCGGGGCCGCGCCGCCGGCATTGGACGTCGAGAAGAACAGGGGCTCGAAATGAGCGAAGTCGCCTTCGGCCTGCATGCGGTCCATCAGGACCGAGCCGACCATGCCGCGCCAGCCCACCAGACCAACCAGAGTCGTTGCCATGTTGTGTGTCCTCAGTAAACGTGTTTGATGTGGGATCCCGGTTCAGCGATCACTGCGCCTTCAGGGCGGCCACCACGGCCTCGCCCATCTCGACGGTGCCGACCTTCTTCGTGCCTTCGGAGTAGATGTCGGGCGTGCGCAGGCCTTGCTCCAGCACGGACTGCACGGCACGCTCGATGCGGCTGGCGGCCTCTTCCTGGTTCAGGCTGAAGCGCAGCATCATGGCGGCGCTCAGGATGGTGGCCAGGGGGTTGGCCACACCCTTGCCGGCGATGTCAGGGGCGGAGCCATGGCTCGGCTCGTACAGACCCTGGCCCTTGGCGTTCAACGAGGCCGAAGGCAGCATGCCGATCGAGCCGGTCAGCATGGCGGCGGCATCAGAGAGGATGTCGCCGAACATGTTGCCGGTGAACAGCACGTCGAACTTCTTGGGGGCCTTGACCAGCTGCATCGCGGCGTTGTCCACGTACATGTGGTCGAGCTCGATGTCGGGGTACTGGGCGTGCACCTCGGTGACCACGTCCTTCCAGAACTGGAAGGTCTCCAGCACATTGGCCTTGTCGACGCTGGTCACGCGCTTGCCACGCTTGCGGGCGGCCTGGAAGGCGACGTGGGCGATGCGCTCGATCTCGGGGCGCGAATAGCGCATCGTGTCGAAGGCTTCCGGCGCGCCCTTGAACTCGCCGTCCGGCGATTCGCGGCGGCCGCGCGGCTGGCCAAAGTAGATGTCGCCGGTCAGCTCACGGATGATGAGGATGTCCAGGCCCGCCACCAGCTCGGGCTTGAGGCTGGAGGCGTGGGTGAGCTGCGGGTAGCAGATGGCCGGGCGGAAGTTGGCGAACAGGCCCATGTTCTTGCGCAGGCCCAGGATGGCCTGCTCGGGGCGCAGCGGGCGGTCGAGCTTGTCGTACTTCCAGTCGCCCACCGAGCCGAACAGCACAGCGTCCGATTCCATGGCCAGCTTCAGGGTGTGCTCGGGCAGCGGGTGGCCGTGCGCGTCAAACGCGGCGCCGCCCACCTTGGCTTCGTCCAGCTGGAAAGGCAGGTCCAGCACCTTCAGCACCTTGACCGCCTCGTTGACGATCTCGGGACCGATGCCGTCACCCGGCAGCACAGCAATCTTCATGACCATGGTTGACTACTCAGACAATACGGTGGTTGAGCCAGGGCTTTTGCGCCAGGCGTTCGGCTTCGAAGGCCTTGATCTTGTCGGCGTGACGCAGGGTCAGGCCGATGTCGTCAAAGCCATTGAGCAGGCAGTACTTGCGGAAAGGCTGCACGTCGAAAGCCAACTCGGTGCCATCGGCCTTGATCACGACCTGGCGCTCCAGGTCGATGGTCAGCTCGTAGCCGGGGAAGGCAAACACTTCGTTGAACAAGGTGTCGACCTGCTGCTCGCTCAGCTGGATCGGCAGCAAACCGTTCTTGAAGCAGTTGTTGAAGAAGATGTCGGCAAAGCTGGGCGCGATGATGGCGCGGAAGCCATATTGGTCCAAGGCCCAGGGCGCGTGCTCGCGGCTGGAGCCACAACCGAAGTTCTTGCGCGCCAGCAACACCGAAGCGCCCTGATAACGCGGCTGATTCAGCACGAAATCGGGGTTGGGCTTGCGGGTGGCCGGATCTTGCCCGGGCTCGCCGGCGTCCAGGTAGCGCCACTCGTCAAACAGGTTAGGGCCGAAACCGGTGCGCTTGATGGACTTCAGGTATTGCTTGGGGATGATGGCGTCGGTGTCGACGTTCTCACGGTCCATGGGGGCCACGAGCCCCTTGTGAATGCGGAATGCTTGCATGGCAGTGGTGAATTACTTGGCGGCGCCGGAGATGGCCTCACCCGCTTTTTCGATGTCCTTGCCCACACCATGCATGGTGTTGCAACCGGCGAAGGCCAGCAAGGAAGTCAGGGACAACAGGGCAATCAAACGTTTCATGGTGTTGAACCTCAAGCGATGCGACGAACGTCGACGAAATGACCTTGCATGGCCGCTGCCGCAGCCATGGCTGGGCTGACCAGGTGGGTGCGGCCGCCCGCGCCCTGACGACCTTCGAAGTTGCGGTTGCTGGTGGAGGCGCAACGCTCACCGGGCTCCAGGCGGTCGGCATTCATGGCCAGACACATGGAGCACCCCGGTTCGCGCCACTCGAAGCCGGCAGCGATGAAGATCTTGTCCAGACCTTCGCGCTCGGCCTGCTCCTTGACCAGGCCCGAGCCGGGCACCACCAGCGCCAGCTTGACGTTGGAGGCGATGCGCCCCCCCACGCGCTTGACCACCTCGGCGGCCGCACGCATGTCTTCAATCCGGCTGTTGGTGCACGAGCCGATGAAGACCTTGTCGACGTGGATGTCGCTGATGGCCTTGTTGGGCTCCAACGCCATGTACTGCAGCGCACGCTCCATGGCAGAGCGCTTGACGGGATCTTTTTCCTTGTCGGGATCGGGCACGCGGGCATTCACGCCCACCACCATCTCGGGCGAGGTGCCCCAGCTGACCTGGGGCTCGATGTCTTCGGCCTTCAACTCCACCACGGCATCCCAATGGGCGTCGGGGTCGGAGTGCAGCGTGCGCCAGTAGGCGATGGCTTGCTCCAGCTCCACCCCGGTGGGGCTGAACGGACGGTTCTGCACGTACTGGATGGTGGTCTCGTCCACCGCCACGACGCCAGCGCGTGCGCCGCCTTCGATGGCCATGTTGCACACCGTCATGCGGCCTTCCATGCTCAAGGCGCGGATGGCGCTGCCAGCGAACTCGATGGTGTAGCCCGTGCCGCCGGCCGTGCCGATCTTGCCGATGATGGCCAGCACGATGTCCTTGGCGGTGCAGCCGGCAGGCAGTTGCCCCTCGACCTTCACCAGCATGTTCTTGGCCTTCTTGGCCAGCAGCGTCTGGGTGGCCATCACGTGCTCGACCTCGGACGTGCCGATGCCGTGCGCCAGCGCACCAAAGGCGCCATGCGTGGAGGTGTGGCTGTCGCCGCAGACGATGGTCATGCCGGGCAGCGTGGCGCCCTGCTCCGGGCCGATCACGTGCACGATGCCTTGGCGCCGGTCGCCCATCTTGAACTGGGTGATGCCATGGCGGTCGCAGTTGGCATCGAGCGTGTCCACCTGCAGCTTGGACACCGGGTCCTTGATGCCATCGCGACGATCGGTCGTGGGCACATTGTGGTCGCTGGTGGCCAGGTTGGCCGACAGGCGCCACAGCTTGCGACCAGCGATGTCCAGCCCCTCGAAGGCCTGCGGACTGGTCACTTCATGCAGCAGTTGACGATCGATGTACAGCACCGCGGTGCCATCGTCTTCGGTGTGGACGACGTGCTCGTCCCAGATCTTGTCGTAGAGGGTGCGTCCCATGGTCCTGTCGCGCGGGGAAGGGGCAAGGTGCCCCCAGGTTGGGGAAAGTCCTCCATTTTACGACACGACCTGCCATGAAAAAACCCGGCCACAGCCGGGTTTTTCGAAGCGCGGGGCAAACGCCCTCGCCTGCACCAATCAGCGCGAGGCGATCGGCTTGACGTCGCGCTTCTCGGCGCCAACGAACAGCTGACGGGGACGGCCGATCTTGTACTCGGGGTCACCGATCATTTCGTCCAGCTGGGCGATCCAGCCGACGGTACGGGCCAGCGCGAAGATCGCGGTGAACAGCGGCACAGGGATGCCAATGGCGCGCTGCACGATGCCGGAGTAGAAGTCGACGTTCGGGTAGAGCTTGCGCTGCACGAAGTAGTCGTCTTCCAGGGCGATCTGCTCGAGCTTCTTGGCCAGGGCAAACAGCGGATCGTTTTCCAGACCCATTTCGGCCAGCACTTCGTTGCAGGTTTCCTGCATCAGCTTGGCGCGCGGGTCGTAGTTCTTGTACACGCGGTGACCGAAGCCCATCAGGCGCACGCCCGAGTTCTTGTCCTTCACCTGGTTCATGAACTCGCCCACCTTCGAGACGCCGCCCATGGCCTGGATTTCTTCCAGCATGTTCAGGCAAGCCTCGTTGGCGCCACCGTGAGCCGGGCCCCACAGGCAGGCCACGCCGGCGGCAATGGCCGCGAACGGGTTGGTGCCGGACGAGCCGCACAGGCGCACGGTCGACGTGGAGGCGTTTTGCTCGTGGTCAGCGTGCAGAATGAAGATGCGATCCATCGCGCGCTCGAGCACGGGGTTCGGCACGTACTCTTCACAGGGAGTGCCGAACATCATGCGCAGGAAGTTGCCGGCGTACGACAGGTCGTTGCGCGGATAGATGTAAGGCTGGCCGATGGAGTACTTGTAAGCCATGGACACCAGCGTGGGCATCTTGGCGATCAGGCGGATGGCGGCGATCTTGCGATGGTCAGGATTGTTGATGTCGGTGCTGTCGTGGTAGAAGGCCGACATGCCGCCCACCAGGCCCGTCAGGACGGCCATGGGGTGGGCATCGCGACGGAAACCGCGCAGGAAGAACTGCATCTGCTCGTTGACCATGGTGTGGTTGGTCACGCGGGCCACGAAATCCTTTTTCTCGGATTCGTTGGGCAGCTCGCCATTCAGCAGCAGGTAGCAGGTTTCCAGGAAGTCGCAGTTGGTGGCCAACTGCTCGATCGGGTAGCCGCGGTACAGCAACTCGCCCTTGTCACCGTCGATATAGGTGATCTTCGAGTTGCACGAAGCGGTCGACAGGAAGCCGGGGTCGTAAGTGAACTTGCCAGTCTGGGCGTACAGCTTGCGGATGTCGATGACATCCGGGCCAACAGAGCCCTTGTAGATGGGCAAGTCCATGTTGGGGCTGCCGTCGGAGAACGACAGGGTGGCTTTCACGTCGGACGGGGTCATGAGCACTCCTAGTGGTCGGTCTTGTAAGAGAAATGTGGTAACCAGGGTAAATCCCGATCAGACATTATGAAGACAAACTCGTCTTTTCAGTCTTGCGTGATGAACGTCAAGGCTGAAAAAACGAGCATTCATCCTGCCTGGGTCACCCTCATCAAGGAGAGAACCTGCTGAACATCGGGGTTGTTCAACTCACCTTCGGGCTCTTTTCGGGCCAGAAGCAGGTCGAGCAGATCGTTGTCAGACAGGTCCATCAACTGAAGCAAACCCTGTACCAGAGCTTGCGTCAGATGCGATTCGTGGCGCGTAAAAAACCGATCGATGAACAGATCGTTTTCGAGCAGTCCACGGCGACAACGCCACCGCAGTCGGCGCATCAGGTCTGCATCCAGGGGCTGCTGCGCGGCGACGTCGTGGTGGGCGTTGGTCATGGATGACTTCAGGGTCAGCAGAAACAGGTCACGTGACGATCAAACAGCGCGCTTGACCATCAGTTCCTTGATCTTGCCGATGGCCTTCGTGGGGTTCAGGCCCTTCGGGCACACATCCACGCAGTTCATGATGGTGTGGCAACGGAACAGACGGTACGGGTCTTCGAGGTTGTCGAGACGGGCTGCAGTGTCCTGATCACGGCTGTCTGCGATGAAGCGGTAGGCCTGCAACAAACCAGCGGGGCCCACGAACTTGTCGGGGTTCCACCAGAAGCTGGGGCAGCTGGT
The DNA window shown above is from Aquabacterium sp. A3 and carries:
- the asd gene encoding aspartate-semialdehyde dehydrogenase, translated to MATTLVGLVGWRGMVGSVLMDRMQAEGDFAHFEPLFFSTSNAGGAAPAMAKNETTLKDAFNIDELKRCDIIVTAQGGDYTTEVFPKLRAAGWTGHWIDAASTLRMKDDAVIILDPVNMPVIKDSLAKGGKNWVGGNCTVSCMLMGVGALYKAGLVEWMSTQTYQAASGGGAQHMRELLTQFGTLNAEVKSLLDDPKSAILEIDRKIIAKQRSLTEAETANFGVPLGGSLIPWIDKDLGNGQSKEEWKGMAETNKILGLGEGFSAPAIPVDGFCVRIGAMRCHSQALTFKLKKDVPVADIEAMIAADNEWVKVVPNTREATIRDLTPVATTGTLTIPVGRIRKLAMGPEYVGAFTIGDQLLWGAAEPLRRMLRILLAR
- a CDS encoding FimV/HubP family polar landmark protein encodes the protein MSAGSFALHRVAVAAVLSGVTLLPASAWALGLGRLNVQSALGESLRAEIDVTSLTAEEGASLQVRVATPETYRAAGVDYNAVLAATNITLQRRADGRPFLRIASDRAVQEPFVDVILDLSWSSGRLVREYTLLFDPPATRSAAVTSPAMTAPVAPPAPMPATAPAPAPAPAPAPAPAPAPAPAPAPAPAPAPAPAPAPAPAPTAPAAKPSSAVPAPVAPASKPAPAPAPTPAPAPAPAPAPAPVPAPVARAPQAQPVETPEQQAREVKVRSGDTLSGIAMKEMPDGVSLDQMLVGLYRNNPQAFSGNNMNRLKAGVVLNVPKADEVQAVSRAEARQIIRAQSADFNAYRQRLAEAAGVGAQAQPERQASGRVEAEVKDRQQATTPSPDKLTLSKGAVTAPKGAAAEDKLAQARAQQEEAARVAELNRNLEELRRVREKAEADKAAAAKLAAEKAAAEKAAAEKAAADKAAADKLAAEQAEAERLAAEKAEADRLAAEQAAADKEAAERAAQAASAASAVVIDMAASEASATQSADAASEPPAVVAEAPSVPVPVPAPITPPVSDEPGFLQSLNPMILAAAGAGVALLAGLAMFIRSRRRTETGETSFLESRLQPDSFFGASGGQRVDTRDATGGPSSMSYSLSQLDAIGDVDPVAEADVYLAYGRDLQAEEILKEALRSSPERLAIRTKLLEVYAKRRDTKGFEALAVQLYQLTGGAGEDWARAQELGAGIDPDNPLYQPGGQPPVGALAAAENAAEPLGASTVPHSVMPAPSALDTFAPTDMEVPAAHGEASAAQAPAPSVEDLSSIDLDISAPAPLDSVTDSVSPPITEAGDLPELRSDLPELTPGPDTAPVALEEPSASESAPAESDALDFDLNLDDVPSSAAAEPAPAPAPSFDFESISLDLDQGPASEPGMDAVAEPASLELEPDTASGDADEVSDDPMVRKFELAEEFRQIGDVDGARELLQEVVDSASDAALKAKAQAMLDTLG
- the truA gene encoding tRNA pseudouridine(38-40) synthase TruA is translated as MQRVALGVSYLGSAYKGWQSQPGGGTVQDALEQALSSFAVRSIKVVCAGRTDAGVHGINQVVHLDTDLVREPFSWVRGTNAFLPADIAVQWAHPVTSSFHARNSARGRRYAYVLLEAPVRPAIEAGRVGWVFRPLDGDAMRRAAQHLVGEHDFSSFRSSMCQSPTPVKQLRDIRIARCQAPEGGATAYWRFDFEGQAFLHHMIRNIMGCLVAVGTGTRPPDWVGEVLQARDRRVAAPTFAADGLYFLGPQYDEVWGLPTAVSAMDWLPG
- a CDS encoding phosphoribosylanthranilate isomerase is translated as MSLSSDHRTRIKICGLTREADVDAAVEAGADAIGFVLYEKSARHVESARAAELARRLPPFVTPVLLLVNASPATVHRALDAVPDALLQFHGDEAPSDCLEFGRPYIRAARMAPGVDLVNFARSYESARAILVDAHVEGYGGGGQVFDWSLLPAALARPLILSGGLGVDNVGEGIRRVRPWAVDVSSGVESAKGIKDAGLMRRFCLAVRAADRQCAGDA
- the trpB gene encoding tryptophan synthase subunit beta, yielding MLNYQQPDARGHFGPYGGTFVSETLIYALDELKNVYEHYRHDEAFKAEFRRELAHFVGRPSPIYHAARLSSEIGGAQIHFKREDLNHTGAHKVNNTIGQALLAKRMGKPRVIAETGAGQHGVATATICARYGMECVVYMGAEDVKRQSPNVYRMHLLGAKVVPVESGSKTLKDALNEAMRDWVTNVENTFYIIGTVAGPHPYPAMVRDFQSVIGEECLKQMPEQIGRQPDAVVACVGGGSNAMGIFYPYIPHEQVRLIGVEAAGEGYDSGKHSMSLQKGVPGVLHGNRTYLLQDENGQITETHSVSAGLDYPGVGPEHAYLKDIGRAEYVGITDKEALEAFHRLCRTEGIIPALESSHAVAHAMKLAATMKPDQHVLVNLSGRGDKDIGTVADLTGAEFYCRPSCRGQSVKGGA